Proteins from one Pseudomonas bijieensis genomic window:
- a CDS encoding SDR family oxidoreductase has protein sequence MIELATPPSGTHGRVALVTGAARGIGLGIAAWLICEGWQVVLTDLDRERGSKVAKTLGDNAWFIAMDVADEAQVATGIAEVLGQFGRLDALVCNAAIADPHNITLESLDLAYWNRVLAVNLGGPMLLAKHCAPYLRAHNGAIVNLASTRAAQSEPDTEAYAASKGGLLALTHALAISLGPEIRVNAVSPGWIDARDPSQRRAQPLTDADHAQHPAGRVGTVEDVAAMVAWLLSRNAGFVTGQEFVVDGGMTKKMIYK, from the coding sequence GTGATCGAGCTGGCTACGCCGCCGAGCGGCACTCATGGCCGGGTTGCACTGGTTACGGGCGCCGCGCGGGGTATCGGCCTGGGCATCGCCGCCTGGCTGATCTGTGAAGGCTGGCAGGTGGTGCTGACCGACCTGGATCGCGAACGCGGTTCCAAGGTGGCGAAGACCCTGGGCGACAATGCCTGGTTCATCGCCATGGACGTGGCGGACGAGGCGCAGGTCGCCACCGGTATCGCCGAGGTGCTCGGGCAGTTTGGGCGGCTCGATGCGCTGGTGTGCAACGCGGCCATCGCCGACCCGCACAACATCACCCTGGAAAGCCTGGACCTGGCTTATTGGAATCGGGTCCTGGCGGTGAACCTGGGTGGGCCGATGCTGCTGGCCAAGCACTGCGCGCCGTACCTGCGCGCCCACAACGGCGCCATCGTCAACCTGGCCTCGACCCGCGCCGCGCAATCGGAACCCGACACCGAGGCCTATGCCGCGAGCAAAGGCGGCTTGCTGGCCCTGACCCATGCCCTGGCGATCAGCCTGGGGCCGGAGATCCGGGTCAACGCCGTCAGCCCCGGTTGGATCGACGCGCGGGACCCCTCCCAGCGTCGCGCACAGCCGTTGACTGATGCCGACCACGCCCAGCATCCAGCGGGCAGGGTAGGCACGGTAGAGGACGTGGCGGCGATGGTGGCGTGGCTGTTGTCGCGCAATGCCGGTTTTGTCACGGGGCAGGAGTTCGTGGTGGACGGCGGCATGACCAAGAAAATGATTTATAAGTGA
- a CDS encoding O-succinylhomoserine sulfhydrylase → MSQDWDAGRLDSDLEGVAFDTLAVRAGQHRTPEAEHGDPMFFTSSYVFRTAADAAARFAGEVPGNVYSRYTNPTVRAFEERIAALEGAEQAVATATGMAAIMAVVMSLCSAGDHVLVSRSVFGSTISLFEKYFKRFGVEVDYVPLADLSGWDAAIKANTKLLFVESPSNPLAELVDIAALAEIAHAKGAMLVVDNCFCTPALQQPLKLGADVVVHSATKFIDGQGRCMGGVVAGRGEQMKEVVGFLRTAGPTLSPFNAWIFLKGLETLGLRMKAHCANAQALAEWLEQQDGIEKVHYAGLKSHPQHDLALRQQRGFGAVVSFEVKGGKEGAWRFIDATRLISITANLGDSKTTITHPSTTSHGRLSPQERESAGIRDSLIRVAVGLEDVADLQADLARGLAAL, encoded by the coding sequence ATGAGTCAGGATTGGGATGCCGGTCGGCTGGACAGCGACCTTGAAGGTGTAGCGTTCGATACCCTGGCGGTTCGCGCGGGTCAGCACCGCACGCCGGAAGCCGAACATGGCGATCCGATGTTCTTCACCTCCAGCTACGTGTTCCGCACCGCTGCCGATGCGGCCGCACGCTTTGCTGGCGAAGTGCCGGGCAACGTTTACTCGCGCTACACCAACCCGACCGTGCGGGCTTTCGAGGAGCGTATCGCCGCCCTGGAAGGCGCCGAGCAAGCCGTGGCCACTGCCACTGGCATGGCGGCGATCATGGCCGTGGTGATGAGTCTGTGCAGCGCCGGTGACCATGTGCTGGTATCGCGCAGCGTCTTTGGCTCGACCATCAGCCTGTTCGAGAAGTACTTCAAGCGCTTTGGCGTGGAAGTCGATTACGTGCCCCTGGCGGACCTGTCCGGTTGGGATGCCGCAATCAAGGCCAACACCAAGCTGCTCTTTGTTGAATCTCCCTCTAACCCGCTCGCCGAGCTGGTGGACATCGCCGCGCTGGCGGAAATCGCCCACGCCAAGGGTGCCATGCTGGTGGTCGACAACTGCTTCTGCACCCCGGCGTTGCAACAGCCGCTGAAGCTGGGCGCGGACGTGGTGGTGCATTCGGCGACCAAGTTCATCGACGGCCAGGGCCGTTGCATGGGCGGCGTGGTGGCCGGTCGTGGCGAACAGATGAAAGAAGTGGTGGGCTTCTTGCGTACCGCAGGTCCTACTCTTAGTCCGTTCAACGCCTGGATCTTCCTCAAGGGCCTGGAAACCTTGGGCCTGCGCATGAAAGCCCATTGCGCCAACGCCCAGGCCCTGGCCGAGTGGCTGGAGCAGCAGGACGGCATCGAGAAAGTGCATTACGCCGGCCTCAAGAGCCATCCGCAACATGACCTGGCCTTGCGTCAGCAGCGCGGTTTCGGTGCGGTGGTGAGCTTCGAGGTCAAAGGGGGCAAGGAGGGCGCCTGGCGCTTCATCGACGCCACCCGGCTGATCTCCATCACTGCCAACCTGGGTGACAGCAAGACCACCATTACCCACCCGAGCACCACGTCCCACGGTCGCTTGTCGCCCCAGGAGCGTGAGTCGGCGGGTATTCGTGACAGCCTGATCCGCGTTGCGGTCGGCCTGGAAGACGTGGCCGATCTGCAAGCCGACCTGGCCCGCGGGTTGGCGGCCTTGTGA
- a CDS encoding SPOR domain-containing protein, with translation MALLDKAYKQRMVGALVLVALAVIFLPMLFSRQDEQRQVTVDAPAAPQAPSVPPVQVEPVVVPEPQALPQEPVPSDEELAEQPAAPSTPIAPAPAPAAPSKPTVAPVPVPAAPAVKPAPSQPITAAPAKPDTTPSRVDANGLSVSWSVQLASLTSRESAENLQKTLRSQGYNAYIRSADGKNRVFVGPLIERAEADRLRDLLSRQQNLKGFVVRFQPERG, from the coding sequence ATGGCATTGCTGGATAAGGCGTACAAGCAGCGCATGGTCGGGGCCCTGGTGTTGGTGGCCCTGGCGGTGATTTTCCTGCCGATGCTGTTTTCCCGCCAGGATGAGCAGCGCCAGGTCACAGTCGACGCGCCGGCCGCGCCCCAGGCGCCTTCAGTGCCGCCGGTGCAGGTTGAGCCAGTGGTTGTGCCCGAGCCTCAGGCGTTGCCTCAGGAACCGGTGCCAAGCGACGAGGAGCTGGCTGAGCAACCTGCTGCGCCTTCCACGCCTATTGCGCCCGCTCCTGCCCCGGCCGCGCCAAGCAAGCCGACTGTCGCGCCAGTGCCTGTTCCAGCAGCGCCAGCGGTCAAGCCGGCCCCGAGCCAGCCGATCACCGCGGCACCCGCCAAGCCGGACACGACCCCGAGTCGTGTGGATGCTAATGGCCTGTCGGTCAGTTGGTCGGTGCAGCTGGCCAGCCTGACCAGTCGCGAAAGTGCCGAGAACTTGCAGAAAACCCTGCGCAGCCAGGGCTACAACGCCTACATCCGTTCCGCCGATGGCAAGAACCGGGTGTTTGTCGGTCCGCTGATCGAGCGTGCCGAGGCTGACCGCCTGCGTGATCTGCTCAGTCGCCAGCAGAACCTCAAGGGGTTCGTCGTGCGCTTCCAGCCAGAACGCGGCTAA
- the accD gene encoding acetyl-CoA carboxylase, carboxyltransferase subunit beta → MSNWLVDKLIPSIMRSEVKKSSVPEGLWHKCPSCEAVLYRPELEKTLDVCPKCNHHMRISARARIDIFLDAEGRVELGADLEPVDRLKFRDGKKYKDRLTAAQKQTGEKDALVSMSGTLLGMPVVVSAFEFSFMGGSMGAIVGERFVRAANHALENRCPMICFSASGGARMQEALISLMQMAKTSAVLARLREEGIPFISVLTDPVYGGVSASLAMLGDVIVGEPKALIGFAGPRVIEQTVREKLPEGFQRSEFLLEHGAIDMIIHRQELRPRLGNLLAQLMGLPTPKFVAAPIEPVVVPPVPAGL, encoded by the coding sequence ATGAGCAACTGGTTAGTAGACAAACTGATCCCTTCGATCATGCGTTCCGAGGTGAAGAAAAGCTCGGTGCCTGAAGGTCTGTGGCACAAATGTCCATCCTGCGAGGCGGTGCTGTACCGTCCTGAGCTGGAAAAGACCCTGGACGTTTGCCCCAAGTGCAACCACCACATGCGTATCAGTGCGCGTGCCCGTATCGATATTTTCCTGGACGCTGAAGGTCGTGTGGAATTGGGCGCCGACCTGGAGCCTGTGGACCGCCTGAAATTCCGCGACGGCAAGAAGTACAAGGACCGCCTGACCGCGGCCCAGAAGCAGACCGGCGAAAAAGACGCCCTGGTGTCCATGAGCGGCACTTTGCTGGGCATGCCAGTGGTGGTTTCGGCCTTCGAGTTCTCCTTCATGGGCGGTTCCATGGGCGCCATCGTTGGCGAGCGTTTCGTTCGCGCAGCCAACCATGCCCTGGAAAACCGTTGCCCGATGATCTGCTTCTCCGCTTCCGGCGGTGCGCGGATGCAGGAAGCGCTGATCTCCCTGATGCAAATGGCCAAGACCTCCGCGGTGCTGGCGCGTCTGCGTGAAGAAGGCATTCCGTTCATCTCGGTACTGACCGACCCGGTCTACGGCGGTGTTTCCGCCAGTCTGGCCATGCTCGGCGACGTGATCGTCGGCGAGCCGAAAGCCCTGATCGGCTTCGCCGGCCCACGCGTGATCGAGCAGACCGTGCGTGAAAAGCTGCCGGAAGGCTTCCAGCGCAGTGAGTTCCTGCTGGAGCACGGCGCCATCGACATGATCATCCATCGCCAGGAGCTGCGTCCGCGCCTGGGCAACCTGCTGGCTCAACTGATGGGGCTGCCGACACCGAAATTCGTCGCCGCACCGATCGAGCCGGTCGTGGTTCCGCCGGTGCCTGCAGGCCTATGA
- a CDS encoding NAD(P)/FAD-dependent oxidoreductase, producing MANTSYPASYYAASANPVPPRPALQDDVETDVCVIGAGYTGLSSALFLLENGFKVTVLEAAKVGFGASGRNGGQIVNSYSRDIDVIERSVGPQQAQLLGNMAFEGGRIIRERVAKYQIQCDLKDGGVFAALTAKQMGHLESQKRLWERFGHTQLELLDQRRIREVVACKEYVGGMLDMSGGHIHPLNLALGEAAAVESLGGVIYEQSPAVRIERGASPVVHTPQGKVRAKFIIVAGNAYLGNLVPELAAKSMPCGTQVIATEPLGDELAHSLLPQDYCVEDCNYLLDYYRLTGDKRLIFGGGVVYGARDPANIEAIIRPKMLKAFPQLKDVKIDYAWTGNFLLTLSRLPQVGRLGDNIYYSQGCSGHGVTYTHLAGKVLAEALRGQAERFDAFADLPHYPFPGGQLLRTPFAALGAWYYGLRDKLGF from the coding sequence ATGGCGAACACATCCTATCCAGCGTCCTATTACGCCGCATCGGCCAACCCGGTTCCTCCGCGCCCTGCCCTGCAGGATGACGTCGAGACGGACGTTTGCGTGATCGGCGCTGGATACACCGGCCTCTCCTCTGCGCTGTTTTTGCTGGAGAACGGTTTCAAGGTGACGGTGCTTGAGGCGGCGAAGGTCGGCTTTGGGGCTTCGGGTCGCAACGGCGGGCAGATCGTTAACAGTTATAGCCGCGACATCGATGTGATCGAGCGTAGCGTCGGGCCTCAGCAGGCGCAGTTGCTGGGCAATATGGCGTTCGAGGGTGGGCGAATCATTCGCGAGCGGGTGGCGAAGTATCAGATTCAGTGCGATTTGAAGGACGGCGGTGTATTCGCCGCCCTCACCGCTAAACAGATGGGCCACCTGGAGTCGCAGAAGCGTTTATGGGAGCGTTTCGGGCATACCCAGCTGGAGTTGCTGGATCAGCGGCGTATTCGCGAGGTAGTGGCTTGCAAAGAGTATGTGGGCGGGATGCTGGATATGAGTGGTGGACATATTCATCCGCTCAACCTGGCCTTGGGTGAAGCGGCGGCGGTGGAGTCGCTGGGCGGGGTGATTTATGAACAGTCGCCAGCGGTGCGCATCGAGCGTGGCGCCAGTCCGGTTGTGCATACGCCACAGGGCAAGGTCAGGGCCAAGTTCATTATTGTGGCCGGCAATGCTTATCTGGGCAATCTGGTGCCGGAGCTGGCGGCCAAGTCCATGCCTTGCGGCACCCAGGTGATCGCTACCGAGCCGTTGGGTGATGAGCTGGCTCACAGCCTGTTGCCTCAGGATTATTGCGTTGAAGACTGCAACTACTTGCTCGATTACTACCGACTGACCGGCGACAAGCGTCTGATCTTCGGTGGCGGCGTGGTGTATGGCGCGCGGGATCCGGCGAACATTGAGGCGATCATTCGGCCGAAGATGCTCAAGGCATTCCCGCAGCTCAAGGACGTGAAGATCGATTATGCCTGGACCGGAAATTTCCTGCTGACGCTGTCGCGTCTTCCTCAGGTCGGGCGCCTGGGGGATAACATTTATTATTCCCAGGGCTGCAGCGGTCATGGTGTGACGTATACGCACCTGGCGGGCAAGGTCCTGGCTGAAGCGCTACGTGGGCAGGCGGAGCGTTTTGATGCGTTTGCGGACCTGCCCCACTACCCCTTCCCCGGCGGTCAGTTGTTGCGTACGCCGTTTGCGGCGTTAGGGGCTTGGTATTACGGGTTGCGGGATAAGTTGGGGTTCTGA
- a CDS encoding CvpA family protein: MPFTWVDWAIVAIVAISALISLSRGFVKEALSLLTWIIAGVVAWMFGGSLSQYLAGYIETPSARVIAGCAILFIATLLVGAMINYLIGELIRVTGLSGTDRFLGMAFGAARGALLVVVAVGLLSLGPVQQDTWWQESRLVPQFLLVADWSKNLILGWSSQWLASGISVPAEIPFKEHLLPMAKTPQ; the protein is encoded by the coding sequence GTGCCATTTACCTGGGTTGACTGGGCGATCGTTGCGATCGTCGCCATCTCCGCATTGATCAGTCTGAGCCGCGGCTTCGTCAAGGAAGCCCTCTCGCTGCTGACCTGGATCATCGCGGGAGTCGTAGCCTGGATGTTTGGTGGTTCGCTGTCCCAGTACCTCGCCGGATACATCGAAACTCCATCGGCCCGCGTGATCGCGGGCTGTGCCATCTTGTTTATCGCCACCTTGCTGGTTGGCGCAATGATCAATTATCTGATCGGCGAACTGATTCGCGTCACCGGGCTTTCCGGGACGGACCGGTTCCTGGGCATGGCCTTCGGCGCGGCGCGTGGCGCGTTGCTGGTGGTCGTGGCCGTCGGGCTCTTGAGCCTGGGGCCGGTGCAGCAGGATACGTGGTGGCAGGAGTCCCGGCTCGTGCCACAATTTCTATTGGTCGCAGACTGGTCCAAAAACCTGATCCTGGGTTGGAGCAGTCAGTGGCTTGCCAGCGGTATCAGCGTACCCGCTGAAATACCGTTCAAGGAACACCTCTTGCCGATGGCCAAAACGCCGCAGTGA
- the purF gene encoding amidophosphoribosyltransferase, translated as MCGIVGIVGKSNVNQALYDALTVLQHRGQDAAGIVTSHDGRLFLRKDNGLVRDVFHQRHMQRLVGHMGIGHVRYPTAGSSTSAEAQPFYVNSPYGITLAHNGNLTNVEQLAKEIYESDLRHVNTSSDSEVMLNVFAHELAQRGKLQPTEEDVFAAVTDVHNRCVGGYAVVAMITGYGIVGFRDPHGIRPIVFGQRHTDEGVEYMIASESVSLDVLGFTLIRDLAPGEAVYITEDGKLHTRQCATNPTLTPCIFEHVYLARPDSIIDGVSVYKARLRMGEKLADKILRERPEHDIDVVIPIPDTSRTAALELANHLGVKFREGFVKNRYIGRTFIMPGQAARKKSVRQKLNAIELEFRGKNVMLVDDSIVRGTTCKQIIQMAREAGAKNVYFCSAAPAVRYPNVYGIDMPSAHELIAHNRTTQDVADLIGADWLIYQDLPDLIEAVGGGKIKIEQFDCAVFDGKYVTGDIDEAYLNKIENARNDASKAKTQAVSAIIDLYNN; from the coding sequence ATGTGTGGCATCGTCGGTATCGTCGGTAAGTCGAACGTCAATCAGGCGCTGTATGACGCGCTAACCGTGCTCCAGCACCGCGGCCAGGACGCTGCCGGTATCGTGACCAGCCATGACGGCCGGTTATTCCTGCGCAAGGACAACGGCCTGGTGCGTGACGTGTTCCACCAGCGTCACATGCAGCGCCTGGTCGGTCACATGGGTATCGGCCACGTGCGCTACCCGACCGCGGGCAGTTCGACGTCGGCTGAAGCCCAGCCGTTCTACGTCAACTCGCCTTACGGCATCACCCTGGCCCACAACGGCAACCTGACCAACGTCGAGCAACTGGCCAAGGAGATCTACGAATCTGACTTGCGCCACGTCAACACCAGTTCCGACTCGGAAGTGATGCTCAACGTGTTCGCCCATGAGCTGGCCCAGCGCGGCAAGCTGCAGCCTACCGAAGAAGACGTGTTCGCCGCCGTGACTGACGTGCACAACCGTTGCGTGGGTGGCTACGCGGTGGTGGCGATGATCACCGGCTACGGCATCGTCGGTTTCCGCGATCCCCACGGGATCCGTCCGATCGTGTTCGGCCAGCGTCACACTGATGAAGGCGTCGAGTACATGATCGCCTCCGAAAGCGTGTCCCTGGACGTGCTGGGCTTCACTCTGATTCGCGACCTGGCCCCAGGCGAAGCGGTCTACATCACGGAAGATGGCAAGCTGCACACCCGTCAGTGCGCGACCAATCCGACCCTGACCCCGTGCATCTTCGAACACGTCTACCTGGCGCGTCCGGACTCGATCATCGACGGTGTCTCGGTCTACAAGGCCCGTCTGCGCATGGGCGAGAAACTGGCCGACAAGATCCTGCGCGAGCGTCCGGAACACGACATCGACGTGGTCATCCCGATCCCGGACACCAGCCGCACTGCGGCCCTGGAGCTGGCGAACCACCTGGGCGTCAAGTTCCGCGAAGGCTTCGTGAAGAACCGCTACATCGGCCGGACCTTCATCATGCCGGGCCAGGCCGCACGGAAGAAATCCGTGCGCCAGAAGCTCAACGCCATCGAGCTGGAATTCCGCGGCAAGAACGTGATGCTGGTGGACGACTCCATCGTGCGCGGCACCACGTGCAAGCAGATCATCCAGATGGCCCGTGAAGCCGGCGCCAAGAACGTGTATTTCTGCTCCGCGGCCCCGGCCGTGCGTTACCCGAACGTCTACGGCATCGACATGCCGAGCGCCCATGAGCTGATCGCTCATAATCGCACCACCCAGGACGTCGCCGACCTGATCGGCGCCGACTGGTTGATCTACCAGGACCTGCCGGACCTGATCGAAGCGGTCGGCGGTGGCAAGATCAAGATCGAGCAGTTCGATTGCGCGGTATTCGACGGCAAGTACGTCACCGGCGACATCGACGAGGCCTACCTGAACAAGATCGAGAACGCGCGTAACGATGCGTCCAAGGCCAAGACTCAGGCGGTCAGTGCGATCATCGATCTGTACAACAACTGA
- a CDS encoding phosphoribosylanthranilate isomerase has product MPVVRSKICGITRVEDALAAVEAGADAIGLVFYAKSPRAVTVQQARAIVQALPPFVTPVGLFVNASRCELGEILDAVPLGLLQFHGDETPADCEGWHRPYIKALRVKAGDDIAARCEAFASASGILLDTYVEGVPGGTGEAFDWSLVPQGLGKPIILAGGLTAENVAAAIRQVRPYAVDVSGGVEQGKGIKDPAKIRAFMAAVRSSQSSM; this is encoded by the coding sequence ATGCCGGTCGTTCGCAGCAAGATTTGCGGGATCACCCGCGTCGAGGACGCGTTGGCGGCGGTCGAGGCCGGGGCCGATGCCATCGGGCTGGTGTTTTACGCCAAGAGTCCGCGGGCGGTGACGGTGCAGCAGGCGAGGGCGATCGTCCAGGCCTTGCCGCCATTCGTGACTCCCGTGGGCCTGTTCGTCAACGCCAGTCGTTGCGAGCTAGGCGAGATTCTCGATGCGGTGCCGCTGGGTTTGTTGCAGTTCCATGGCGACGAGACCCCGGCCGATTGCGAAGGCTGGCATCGTCCGTACATCAAGGCGTTGCGGGTCAAGGCCGGCGACGACATTGCCGCCCGTTGCGAGGCCTTCGCCAGTGCCAGCGGCATTTTGCTGGACACTTATGTGGAAGGTGTTCCTGGCGGTACCGGCGAAGCCTTCGACTGGTCGCTGGTGCCACAAGGCCTGGGCAAACCGATCATCCTGGCCGGTGGCCTGACGGCGGAAAACGTCGCCGCGGCCATTCGTCAGGTTCGCCCTTACGCAGTGGATGTGAGCGGTGGGGTGGAACAGGGCAAGGGCATCAAGGACCCGGCAAAGATTCGTGCATTCATGGCCGCTGTACGCAGTAGCCAGTCGTCAATGTGA
- the folC gene encoding bifunctional tetrahydrofolate synthase/dihydrofolate synthase, translating into MIQRTLGDWLAYLEQLHPSAIDMGLERSQAVASRMGLAKPAPRVITVTGTNGKGSTCAFMASLLRAQGLSVGVYSSPHLLRYNERVQVNGVEATDAQLCEAFAAVEAGRGDTTLTYFEMGTLAAFWLFARAGLDAVVLEVGLGGRLDTVNLVDADIALVTSIGVDHADYLGDTRESVAFEKAGIFRQGAPALCGDLNPPQPLLDKVRELSCPFFLRGRDFDLAMTEQHWQWRGSDLRGNPVELRDLPLLDLPMENAALALQAYLLLGLPWDAGQIVQALQATRVVGRLDRRQFDWQGKRLNLLLDVGHNPHAAQYLAERLARRPVVGQRLAVFGLLSDKDLDGVVEALGASVQHWAVTPLDSPRSRTAEQLQEALQRRGASVQAYASVADALEGQCALATADDEILLFGSFFCVAEALQWLARRSTEETADGIAG; encoded by the coding sequence ATGATCCAACGTACCCTGGGCGACTGGCTTGCCTACCTCGAGCAGTTGCATCCATCGGCCATCGACATGGGGTTGGAGCGCTCGCAAGCGGTAGCGTCCCGCATGGGACTCGCCAAGCCCGCGCCCCGGGTCATCACCGTCACCGGCACCAACGGCAAGGGTTCGACCTGCGCCTTCATGGCCTCGCTGCTGCGGGCCCAGGGGCTGAGCGTCGGTGTCTACAGTTCGCCGCACCTGCTGCGCTATAACGAGCGGGTGCAAGTGAACGGCGTCGAAGCCACAGACGCCCAGCTGTGCGAAGCCTTCGCCGCGGTGGAAGCCGGGCGTGGCGATACAACCCTCACATATTTCGAGATGGGCACCCTGGCGGCGTTCTGGTTGTTTGCCCGTGCCGGTCTCGATGCGGTGGTGCTGGAAGTCGGCCTGGGCGGGCGGCTGGATACGGTCAACCTGGTGGACGCAGACATTGCACTGGTCACCAGTATTGGCGTGGACCATGCCGATTACCTGGGCGATACCCGCGAATCCGTGGCCTTCGAAAAGGCCGGCATCTTTCGCCAGGGCGCGCCTGCACTCTGCGGCGATCTCAATCCGCCCCAACCGTTGCTGGACAAGGTTCGCGAACTGAGTTGCCCGTTTTTTCTGCGCGGGCGGGATTTCGACCTGGCGATGACCGAGCAGCATTGGCAATGGCGCGGCAGCGACCTGCGGGGCAATCCGGTGGAGTTGCGCGATCTGCCGCTGTTGGACCTGCCGATGGAAAACGCCGCGTTGGCGCTCCAGGCCTATCTGCTGCTGGGCTTGCCCTGGGATGCCGGGCAAATCGTCCAGGCGTTGCAGGCGACTCGTGTGGTCGGGCGCCTCGATCGTCGTCAGTTCGATTGGCAAGGCAAGCGCCTGAACCTGTTACTGGATGTCGGCCATAACCCCCACGCAGCGCAGTACCTGGCCGAGCGCCTGGCGCGGCGGCCGGTGGTGGGGCAACGCCTGGCGGTGTTCGGGTTGCTGTCCGACAAGGATCTGGATGGCGTTGTCGAGGCGTTGGGTGCTAGTGTCCAGCACTGGGCGGTGACGCCACTGGATTCGCCGCGCTCACGTACGGCGGAGCAGTTGCAGGAAGCCTTGCAGCGTCGCGGTGCTTCAGTGCAAGCCTACGCCAGTGTGGCCGACGCCCTGGAAGGGCAGTGCGCCCTGGCGACGGCCGATGATGAAATTCTGCTGTTCGGATCATTTTTTTGTGTTGCCGAGGCCCTTCAATGGTTGGCCCGGCGCTCCACGGAGGAGACTGCAGATGGCATTGCTGGATAA
- a CDS encoding DUF2388 domain-containing protein — MGSWKTLVIAVTVSISAQVNAEDKGSYQNSMMMITLAPTVLLSGTTGLSALAAKNFKPAKADALAFIGSDGEIRGAQFEQAVRYYRTTYRPALMTDQQLALAIVTSY, encoded by the coding sequence ATGGGCTCATGGAAGACTTTGGTAATCGCCGTCACGGTATCGATCAGCGCTCAAGTCAATGCGGAAGATAAGGGCTCGTATCAAAATTCGATGATGATGATAACGTTGGCTCCAACCGTCCTCCTTTCGGGGACTACGGGGCTTTCTGCGCTGGCTGCAAAAAACTTCAAGCCTGCCAAGGCCGATGCTCTCGCATTCATTGGCTCTGATGGCGAAATTCGCGGCGCTCAGTTTGAGCAAGCTGTACGCTATTACCGTACGACATACAGGCCGGCGCTGATGACGGACCAGCAGCTCGCCTTAGCGATCGTAACTTCGTATTGA
- a CDS encoding GNAT family N-acetyltransferase: protein MKVRKALLTDADSVSKLLSQLGYHASPKLIRDKLVALELSARDTVLLAQDGKNIIGVISLHVLELFHQPGRLGRITSLVIDDDFRGQGVGTMLVSAADAFFTEQLCVRAEVTSGDHRIKAHAFYQQQGYAVDEPRFVKRYDSSGHSKKTEED from the coding sequence ATGAAAGTTCGAAAAGCCTTACTAACCGATGCAGATTCGGTGTCCAAGCTCTTGAGCCAGTTAGGCTACCACGCCTCGCCAAAGCTGATCCGAGACAAGCTTGTGGCCTTAGAACTTAGCGCTCGCGATACCGTGCTGCTGGCGCAGGACGGTAAAAACATTATCGGCGTCATAAGCTTACACGTACTTGAACTGTTTCATCAGCCGGGCAGGCTCGGACGCATTACCTCCCTTGTCATTGATGATGACTTCCGGGGACAAGGAGTAGGGACAATGCTAGTTTCCGCTGCTGACGCGTTTTTTACAGAGCAACTTTGCGTCCGGGCCGAGGTGACTAGCGGTGACCACCGAATAAAGGCTCACGCTTTTTACCAGCAGCAAGGCTACGCGGTCGACGAGCCCCGGTTTGTCAAACGGTATGATTCTTCCGGGCATAGTAAGAAGACTGAAGAAGACTAG